In one Lujinxingia vulgaris genomic region, the following are encoded:
- a CDS encoding PKD domain-containing protein: MAPPEELAAAWPQGFDATSAGLEATVLALGDVTIGSDGEITIEPTPGLYASGKPIVQNWDYHFALAGVGRGDTTVDVGKVEGRLQDSSEAHLEYAGGVRVSLEHRATGLKLFTTLSEPPRGKGPVRVDFAHHGRMKTYQSDKGDLEVLHDGEVVFRWSGVIAYDARHNEVPVRLASDDSRFWFEVDDRDAVYPLTIDPLASQPIWEGSSTQPNSNFADSISQPRDVNGDGVADIAISQSNYSVSQSLQGRALVYLGNANGFGNTAGFVVVGDTPNEQLSIGLSISGDANEDGCHELVVGSPGYNGGFGRVLMFRPFECASGALNPSPLVWSRESPTLAGLGRSLSVGDYDCNGQDDLLVGAPSQTAVNDNATYNLAGEVQIYHHDAASGIYESTPGFRYQENTQGLALGWTVQTLPDTRGSSSTCDSFAVGTPYPSGFTGAVFIFDHDASNAIALPPTRLNGPNSGSSFGVSLDTMPSPNGTRINGRRIDALVVGAGGGGGGFGSVSIYEWDTASSAYQQVWTVNAPHAGARFGQRIAANGDFNNDGHRDLAVGAYNLQNEAGVAEGGVLVYLGSPDGLRNTPDWTLLSGQAGSEFGIAVRGIDDLTGDGNDELLVGARAYDGLIANGGQIFMYPGRDNCFIGGEFYSEGDANPDNGCELCDPAQSTSGWSNAADGLACGDGGDSCTVATCQAGQCTGTQIDCNDGNPCTQDSCDPIEGCVYETAPQDGEVCEDDGLSCTGDVCQDGACTHPINSGCLISETCYPSGATNPSAECFVCDPQQSTTSWSPKAAGSACDNGLFCTINDTCNAVGQCEAGEARVCETEQCYGGVVCSNAARACVPTQPQTGTSCDDGNLCTTGDTCQAGSCEAGEVVDCSAEGGACAVGVCNPETGACESEPLADGSSCDTGDVCTSGVCESGVCQAGAPVTCDDNNPCTVGSCDAVEGCVFEPVADGLSCQAPFCQSETELVGAGQCVSGGCAAGALVDCAPFRCDTGACLTTCESDEDCAEGAYCDEAGACSTENRAPEADAGSDQSVGSEADVTLDGTASSDPDEDELSFAWTQLDGPTVELDDASSAAPMFVAPTLEAGEEVVLIFELVVSDGELDSEPDTTEVLVTNDENRPPVALIEGPSEASAGETILLDGAGSSDPDGDAIQSHQWSLVDGQPFPTISQTDRESAVNVTFPETLSETTTYRFGLIVSDGMANSPREVHEVVVEPVEIPVEPGPDAGGDAGDDAGGDAGGDAGDAGLDAGVDDAGQPQALRGSLAGSGCVCSSSSQQGDPGFFLFAAALGLMWWRRREAGL, encoded by the coding sequence ATGGCCCCCCCCGAGGAACTGGCAGCGGCCTGGCCTCAGGGTTTCGATGCGACTTCCGCAGGCTTAGAGGCGACGGTACTGGCCCTTGGCGATGTCACCATCGGGTCAGACGGCGAAATCACGATCGAGCCGACGCCGGGGCTCTATGCCAGCGGGAAGCCGATCGTCCAGAACTGGGACTATCATTTCGCACTGGCGGGGGTGGGCCGAGGTGACACGACCGTTGATGTGGGCAAGGTAGAGGGACGCCTTCAAGATAGCTCCGAGGCCCATCTGGAGTACGCCGGGGGCGTGCGCGTGAGCCTGGAGCATCGCGCCACCGGGCTCAAACTTTTTACCACACTCTCGGAGCCTCCCCGCGGCAAGGGTCCGGTGCGCGTGGATTTCGCTCACCATGGGCGGATGAAGACCTACCAGAGCGATAAGGGCGACCTGGAAGTTCTGCATGACGGGGAGGTGGTCTTTCGTTGGTCGGGAGTCATCGCCTACGACGCACGCCATAATGAGGTGCCGGTCCGTCTTGCGAGCGATGATTCCCGCTTCTGGTTTGAGGTCGATGATCGCGACGCGGTTTACCCGCTGACGATCGACCCTCTGGCGAGCCAGCCGATCTGGGAGGGCTCCTCCACCCAGCCCAACTCCAACTTTGCCGACAGCATCAGTCAGCCCCGAGATGTCAACGGCGATGGCGTGGCCGACATTGCCATCAGCCAGTCCAACTATTCGGTAAGTCAATCGCTGCAGGGGCGCGCGCTGGTCTACCTGGGCAACGCCAACGGCTTTGGAAATACCGCTGGATTTGTGGTGGTCGGAGACACGCCCAACGAACAACTCAGCATCGGGCTCTCGATCAGCGGCGATGCCAACGAGGACGGCTGCCACGAACTCGTGGTCGGCTCGCCGGGTTACAACGGCGGCTTCGGACGCGTGCTGATGTTCCGGCCCTTTGAGTGCGCCTCGGGTGCGCTTAACCCCTCGCCACTGGTCTGGTCTCGAGAGTCGCCGACTCTGGCAGGCCTTGGGCGCTCGCTGAGCGTAGGCGACTACGACTGCAACGGTCAGGATGATTTGCTGGTGGGAGCTCCCAGCCAAACCGCTGTCAATGACAATGCCACATACAACCTTGCCGGCGAGGTTCAGATCTACCACCACGATGCCGCCAGCGGCATCTACGAGTCGACGCCGGGCTTTCGCTACCAGGAAAACACTCAGGGGCTCGCCCTGGGGTGGACCGTTCAGACCCTTCCCGACACCCGCGGCTCCTCCTCGACCTGCGACAGCTTCGCGGTGGGTACGCCCTACCCCTCGGGCTTCACCGGTGCCGTGTTCATCTTTGACCATGACGCCAGCAACGCGATCGCTCTGCCCCCCACTCGCCTCAACGGCCCGAACAGCGGCAGCAGCTTCGGGGTCAGCCTGGATACCATGCCCAGCCCCAACGGCACCCGGATCAACGGACGTCGCATCGACGCCCTGGTCGTCGGTGCCGGTGGAGGCGGAGGTGGCTTCGGCTCGGTCTCGATCTATGAGTGGGACACCGCCAGCAGCGCCTACCAGCAGGTCTGGACGGTCAACGCTCCGCACGCCGGCGCACGTTTTGGTCAGCGCATCGCCGCCAACGGTGACTTCAATAACGATGGCCACCGCGACCTGGCCGTGGGCGCCTACAACCTGCAAAACGAAGCCGGGGTCGCCGAGGGCGGCGTGCTGGTCTATCTGGGCTCTCCTGACGGGCTGCGTAACACCCCGGACTGGACGCTTCTCTCGGGTCAGGCGGGCTCGGAGTTTGGAATCGCGGTGCGAGGCATCGACGATCTGACCGGCGATGGCAACGACGAGCTGCTGGTGGGCGCGCGCGCCTACGATGGGCTGATCGCCAATGGTGGTCAGATCTTTATGTATCCGGGGCGCGACAACTGCTTTATCGGCGGGGAGTTCTATTCGGAGGGCGATGCCAACCCGGATAACGGGTGTGAGCTCTGCGATCCGGCGCAGTCGACCAGCGGGTGGTCCAACGCCGCCGACGGGCTTGCCTGTGGTGATGGGGGTGACTCCTGCACGGTGGCGACCTGCCAGGCCGGTCAGTGCACCGGCACCCAGATCGATTGCAACGATGGCAACCCCTGCACCCAGGATAGCTGCGATCCGATCGAGGGTTGTGTCTATGAGACTGCGCCGCAGGATGGTGAAGTCTGTGAAGACGACGGGCTGAGCTGCACCGGTGATGTGTGTCAGGACGGTGCGTGCACCCACCCGATCAATAGTGGATGCTTGATCTCGGAGACCTGCTACCCCTCCGGGGCGACCAACCCCTCGGCGGAGTGTTTCGTATGCGATCCGCAGCAGTCGACGACGAGCTGGAGTCCGAAGGCGGCCGGTTCGGCGTGTGATAACGGGCTCTTCTGCACGATCAACGATACCTGCAACGCGGTCGGCCAGTGTGAAGCTGGCGAGGCGCGCGTCTGTGAAACCGAGCAGTGCTACGGCGGGGTGGTCTGCTCCAACGCGGCGCGTGCCTGTGTGCCGACGCAGCCGCAGACGGGCACCTCCTGCGACGACGGCAACCTCTGCACCACCGGCGATACCTGCCAGGCGGGTAGCTGTGAGGCTGGCGAGGTTGTGGACTGCAGCGCCGAAGGCGGCGCCTGCGCCGTGGGTGTGTGCAACCCGGAGACGGGCGCCTGTGAGAGTGAGCCGCTGGCCGATGGCAGCAGCTGCGATACCGGCGATGTATGCACCAGCGGCGTCTGCGAGAGCGGCGTCTGCCAGGCCGGCGCGCCGGTGACCTGCGATGATAACAACCCCTGCACGGTGGGGAGCTGCGACGCGGTGGAAGGCTGCGTGTTTGAGCCTGTCGCCGACGGTCTGAGCTGCCAGGCGCCCTTCTGCCAGAGTGAGACCGAGCTTGTGGGTGCGGGCCAGTGTGTCAGCGGCGGCTGTGCGGCCGGTGCGCTCGTCGACTGCGCGCCCTTCCGCTGTGATACCGGCGCCTGCCTCACCACCTGTGAGAGTGACGAGGATTGCGCCGAAGGTGCCTACTGCGATGAAGCTGGCGCGTGCTCCACGGAGAATCGCGCGCCGGAGGCCGACGCTGGCAGCGACCAGTCGGTGGGCAGTGAGGCAGACGTCACCCTCGACGGCACCGCCAGCAGCGACCCGGACGAGGATGAGCTGAGCTTTGCCTGGACGCAGCTCGACGGTCCGACGGTGGAGCTTGATGACGCCAGCTCGGCCGCCCCGATGTTTGTGGCGCCGACGCTTGAGGCCGGTGAGGAGGTCGTGCTGATCTTTGAGCTGGTGGTCAGCGATGGCGAGCTCGACAGCGAGCCGGACACCACCGAGGTACTCGTCACCAACGATGAGAACCGCCCGCCGGTCGCGCTGATTGAAGGTCCGAGCGAAGCGAGCGCTGGCGAGACGATCCTGCTCGACGGGGCCGGCTCCAGCGATCCGGATGGCGACGCGATCCAGTCCCACCAGTGGAGTCTGGTGGATGGGCAGCCCTTCCCGACGATCTCGCAGACCGATCGGGAGAGCGCGGTCAACGTGACCTTCCCCGAGACGCTCAGTGAGACGACGACCTACCGCTTCGGGCTCATCGTCAGCGATGGCATGGCCAACAGCCCGCGTGAGGTGCATGAGGTTGTGGTGGAGCCGGTGGAGATTCCGGTGGAGCCGGGGCCCGACGCCGGTGGTGATGCAGGTGACGATGCGGGCGGTGATGCTGGCGGCGATGCCGGCGATGCCGGCTTAGACGCCGGGGTTGATGACGCGGGCCAACCGCAGGCGCTTCGCGGTAGCCTCGCCGGTTCCGGCTGCGTCTGCAGCTCCAGCTCGCAGCAGGGCGACCCGGGCTTCTTCCTCTTTGCGGCGGCCCTGGGGCTGATGTGGTGGCGTCGACGTGAGGCGGGCCTGTGA
- a CDS encoding 3-oxoacyl-ACP synthase III family protein yields MSTQPLGTRITGCGRALGARCVTNAELAATLESSDDWIVARTGIRTRHFIEPGQSNTSLALEASRAALDDAELDAGELDAIVFATLSPDMVFPGNGVLLQEALGVAPIPAIDVRNQCSGFLYALSVARAWIISGTYRRVLVVGSEVHSTGLDLSPRGRAVSILFGDGAGAVVLEAVDSHVQKGGALEPVHLGADGRGARLLFCDRPGAAHHPSITPDDLEAGRHYAHMEGRQVFRRAVELLSDEVASLIARYNLDPQRALLVAHQSNRRINELVAARTHIPEARVLHTIEQWGNTTAGSIPMALDLARREGRIAPGDPVIMAAFGSGLTWGTALMWG; encoded by the coding sequence ATGAGCACGCAACCTCTCGGCACCCGTATCACCGGCTGCGGCCGCGCCCTGGGCGCGCGCTGCGTCACCAACGCCGAGTTGGCCGCAACGCTGGAGTCCTCCGATGACTGGATCGTCGCGCGCACCGGCATCCGCACCCGCCACTTCATTGAGCCCGGCCAGTCCAACACCTCGCTTGCGCTGGAGGCCTCCCGCGCCGCCCTCGATGATGCGGAACTCGACGCCGGTGAGCTCGACGCCATCGTCTTCGCCACCCTCTCGCCAGACATGGTCTTCCCGGGCAACGGCGTGCTCCTGCAGGAAGCGCTCGGTGTGGCGCCCATCCCGGCGATCGACGTGCGCAATCAGTGCTCGGGTTTCCTCTACGCCCTCTCGGTGGCCCGCGCCTGGATCATAAGCGGCACCTACCGCCGGGTACTCGTGGTCGGCAGCGAGGTTCACTCCACCGGCCTCGACTTAAGCCCGCGGGGGCGAGCGGTCTCGATTCTTTTTGGCGACGGTGCGGGCGCGGTGGTGTTGGAGGCCGTGGACTCCCATGTGCAAAAGGGCGGGGCGCTCGAGCCGGTGCACCTGGGCGCCGACGGTCGCGGCGCTCGCCTGCTCTTCTGCGACCGCCCCGGCGCCGCACACCACCCCAGCATCACCCCCGACGATCTGGAGGCCGGGCGTCACTACGCGCATATGGAAGGCCGCCAGGTCTTTCGCCGCGCCGTCGAACTGCTCAGCGACGAGGTCGCAAGCCTCATCGCACGCTACAACCTCGATCCACAACGCGCGCTGCTCGTGGCCCACCAGTCCAACCGCCGCATCAATGAGCTCGTCGCAGCGCGCACGCACATCCCCGAGGCGCGCGTCCTGCACACCATCGAGCAGTGGGGAAACACCACCGCCGGCAGCATCCCCATGGCCCTCGACCTGGCGCGGCGCGAGGGCCGCATCGCCCCCGGCGACCCCGTCATCATGGCCGCCTTCGGAAGCGGCCTGACCTGGGGCACCGCCCTGATGTGGGGATAA
- a CDS encoding aspartate aminotransferase family protein, which translates to MLSGESLPKIVSAIPGPQSIAMVDELARSECPAITARRARRAAETGVGQDPIVWKRAKGANIEDVDGNIYVDFTGAFAVAGIGHTHPRVVEAAQRQSEELIHAMGDVYPSEAKIRFTRRLADVAPAELTHAILGLSGASAVEAALKTAAVHTGRPGVIAFWGGYHGLSYGALGATAYRDNFRRPFMSQLNPWVTHLPYPDTYRPPFGLPPGTDPQAISQATIAHLREMLRGPASGAEMIGAILIEPIQGRGGEIEPPPGFLAALKEVCEEFGLVLIFDEIYTGFGRTGTMFACEHEGVTPDILCVGKALGGGFPLSAAIGRREVMDSWGNSSGESVHTSTFLGNPLGCAMAEAVLDVLIEEDWPRRVAQKGREVRTRLEALQARFPERIGLVRGRGLMLGLELIKDPATRAPDGALGLGIMGYCRDRGYLVLPSGQHGHVLALSPPFVITDQQWDGLFEVLEEALAHFCSA; encoded by the coding sequence ATGCTCAGCGGTGAGAGTCTTCCAAAAATCGTAAGCGCGATTCCCGGGCCGCAGTCCATCGCGATGGTCGATGAGCTCGCGCGCTCGGAGTGCCCGGCCATCACCGCCCGCCGCGCCCGCCGCGCCGCCGAGACCGGCGTGGGCCAGGACCCCATCGTCTGGAAGCGCGCAAAGGGCGCCAACATCGAAGACGTCGACGGCAACATCTACGTCGACTTCACCGGCGCCTTTGCCGTCGCCGGCATCGGTCACACCCACCCCCGGGTGGTGGAGGCCGCGCAGCGCCAGTCCGAAGAGCTCATCCACGCCATGGGCGACGTCTACCCGAGCGAGGCGAAGATCCGCTTTACGCGTCGCCTGGCCGACGTCGCTCCGGCCGAGCTCACCCACGCCATCCTGGGCCTCTCCGGGGCCAGCGCGGTGGAGGCCGCCCTCAAGACCGCGGCAGTGCACACCGGCCGCCCCGGCGTCATCGCCTTCTGGGGCGGCTACCATGGCTTGAGCTATGGCGCGCTGGGGGCAACGGCTTACCGCGACAACTTCCGCCGCCCCTTCATGTCGCAGCTCAACCCCTGGGTCACACACCTTCCTTACCCCGACACCTACCGCCCGCCTTTTGGCCTGCCCCCCGGCACCGATCCGCAGGCCATCAGCCAGGCGACCATCGCGCACCTGCGCGAGATGCTGCGCGGCCCGGCCAGCGGTGCTGAGATGATCGGCGCCATCCTCATTGAACCCATCCAGGGCCGCGGCGGGGAGATCGAGCCCCCGCCGGGCTTCCTGGCCGCGCTTAAAGAGGTGTGTGAGGAGTTTGGCCTCGTGCTGATCTTCGACGAGATCTACACCGGCTTTGGCCGCACCGGCACGATGTTCGCGTGTGAGCATGAGGGCGTCACCCCCGACATCTTATGCGTCGGCAAAGCGCTGGGCGGCGGCTTCCCCCTCTCGGCGGCCATCGGTCGCCGCGAGGTCATGGACTCCTGGGGCAACTCCTCTGGCGAGTCGGTGCACACCTCCACCTTTTTAGGAAACCCGCTGGGCTGCGCGATGGCCGAGGCCGTGCTCGACGTGCTCATCGAAGAAGACTGGCCCAGGCGTGTGGCACAAAAGGGCAGGGAGGTGCGCACTCGCCTCGAAGCGCTGCAGGCGCGCTTCCCCGAGCGCATCGGCCTTGTGCGCGGCCGCGGGCTGATGCTGGGCCTGGAGCTCATCAAAGACCCCGCGACCCGCGCCCCCGACGGCGCGCTCGGCCTCGGGATCATGGGTTATTGCCGCGACCGCGGCTACCTGGTGCTTCCCTCCGGCCAGCACGGGCACGTGCTCGCGCTCTCTCCGCCCTTCGTGATCACAGATCAGCAGTGGGACGGCCTCTTTGAGGTGCTGGAAGAGGCGCTGGCGCATTTCTGCAGCGCCTGA